A single Watersipora subatra chromosome 7, tzWatSuba1.1, whole genome shotgun sequence DNA region contains:
- the LOC137400727 gene encoding uncharacterized protein produces MENCKPVATPAAYDVKLSHKDGSKLADPNLYQLMVGSLLYAAVSTRPNIAEAVGALAKFNACPTQTHLTAAKRVIRHLKGTKDLCLNFRKQGRPMVGYTYANNASDADRHSKSGAVFINTGCPINLSSISLSISLYYGIRIYCVV; encoded by the coding sequence ATGGAAAACTGTAAGCCTGTCGCAACTCCGGCAGCATATGATGTAAAGCTGAGTCACAAGGATGGAAGCAAATTAGCAGATCCCAATCTCTATCAATTGATGGTAGGAAGTCTACTATATGCTGCCGTATCTACTCGTCCAAATATTGCTGAAGCAGTGGGAGCTTTAGCCAAGTTTAACGCTTGCCCCACCCAGACTCACTTGACCGCAGCCAAACGAGTAATACGCCACCTGAAGGGCACCAAGGATTTATGCCTAAATTTTAGAAAGCAAGGAAGACCAATGGTTGGATACACATATGCAAATAATGCGAGTGACGCTGACCGGCACTCGAAATCGGGTGCAGTCTTCATTAATACTGGTTGTCCAATCAATCTCTCTTCAATCTCTCTCTCAATCTCTCTCTACTACGGAATCAGAATATATTGCGTTGTTTGA
- the LOC137400116 gene encoding uncharacterized protein — translation MTIMLCSLRAFPRRNYFLCYRVSIPQYRPITSLKTTSRTNKASCTHESLKPKPIGFSLAHRTVREKNTNAKSFQNWSIGKKVLTLYFGAVALIVFVLLLDWNINDNERQASARRRKIERAKGEDGLFKYFISIPGMRNSILLSFVGGFTAWTLTFLLTSTPRKAYTVGYFSTFLAFITYFLYCYVSAAEDRQDREKLADVYEEVRKKRASLVMGLAEDPNETEEE, via the exons ATGACAATTATGCTGTGTTCATTGCGAGCGTTTCCACGCCGTaactattttttatgttatcgAGTTAGTATACCGCAATACAGGCCGATTACTTCTCTAAAGACGACAAGTAGAACAAACAAAGCGTCCTGCACACATGAATCTTTGAAACCAAAGCCAATTGGATTTAGTTTAGCTCATCGAACCGTCAGGGAGAAAAACACGAATGCAAAAAGTTTCCAAAACTGGTCTATTGGAAAGAAAGTGTTGACGTTATACTTCGGAGCTGTAGCTCTAATTGTCTTTGTATTACTACTTGACTGGAACATTAATG ATAATGAGAGGCAAGCCAGTGCTAGACGACGAAAAATTGAG AGAGCGAAAGGTGAAGATGGgctcttcaaatattttatcagcATACCTGGCATGAGAAACTCAATTCTGCTGTCTTTTGTTGGAGGGTTCACTGCCTGGACATTGACATTTCTACTCACCA GTACTCCTCGAAAGGCATACACTGTAGGATATTTCAGCACCTTTTTAGCATTCATAACTTATTT TCTCTATTGCTATGTATCAGCTGCTGAAGATCGCCAAGACAGAGAGAAGTTAGCTGATGTTTATGAAGAAGTTAGAAAAAAGAGAGCTAGTTTAGTTATGGGACTAGCAGAAGATCCGAATGAGACTGAAGAGGAGTGA